The genomic segment TAGCGGTCCACCAGGCGTGGGTTGTATTCGGGTTGCCGCGGCGTGGCAACGACCACCAGCGCATCCACGTTGGCGGCGAGGATAAGCTCATCGGCGCGGCGATCCTTGGGGCCCGGGCGCGAGATGCGGCTGGTGCGCGGAAGGATGGCGAGAATCATCGCTTCCTGCTGCGGCCCGGAAGCGATGAAGGTCACCCGATCCCCGACGGCGAAGTTGTGGAACTCCGCGAGATCGATGGTGGGGCTGTACTGGCAATGATGTTCGGAGCCATCGTCGGCGCGCACCGTGGCGGTGCGGCGCTGGACCTCGATCAAGGTCCCGGTGAGTTGGCCCTCGAAACGGCTATCCAAGCCGGCGGCTCCCGCGGGTCCTAGCGCCCATAGCCATCGGCCTCCAGCTTTTCCAACTCCTGGTAAAGCGCCGCCAGGGCCGCTTGCGCATGCTGCTTCTCGCGGGTAAGCTTCAGCAAGAGCGTGGCATCGGCATAGGTATCCGGCAGGCAGAGCTCGGCGTCCAGGGTCGCCACTTTCTGATCGAGGTCGGTGATTTCCCCTTCGATCTCCGTCCAGCGCTTTTCGGCCTTGCGACGCAGGCGCTCTGCTTCTTTCTTGGCTTCCCAATCCTGCGGCCCGCCGGCATCCTTGGCCGGAGCCGGGGACTTGCTATCGGGGGCCGAGCTACTCGGGGCCGAGGGGTTTTGTGACGAGGGATTTTGGGCCACTGTCGCTTTCGCGACCGGCGCCGCCGACGTGGTAGAGGGGGACTTCGCCAGAGCCGGTTTCGCGGCGGAGGACTTGGCCGCCGTGCCGTTGGAGGCTTGCGATCCTTTGCCCGAGGTTTTGCCCGATGCGGCATCGTTTCCGATGCCATAGCGATCGTCGCTGGCCAGCTTGTCCAGGTAGTAATGGTAATCGCCCGGATAATCGGTGACCCTGCCGTTCTTCACCAGGATCACCCGCGTGGCGATGTTCTCCACGAAATAGCGATCATGGGAGACGAAGAGGACCGTGCCGCTGAAATCGTGCAAGGCGCGCATCAGCAGGTTCTTGGAGTCCATGTCCAAATGGTTGGTCGGCTCATCCAGGATGAGGACGTTGCAATTCTGGAGCAGCAGGCGGCACATGCGCACGCGCGCCCGTTCGCCGCCCGAAAGCACCCCGAATTTCTTGAAGGCGTCGTCGTCGGAAAAGAGCATGGCCCCGAGGACGTTGCGCAATTGCTGATCGCCGATGCGCGGCAGGGAATCGGCCAGATAAGAGACCAAGGTCATTTCCGCTTCGACGGGCGTGGGCTCCTCGTACTGGGCGAAGTAGCCGATCTGGACGTTGGAACCCAAGGTGACCTTGCCCTCGGTGGGCGGTTCGATGCCTTGCAGGATTTTCAGCAAGGTGGTTTTACCCGCGCCGTTAGGGCCCACGAGCACGGCATGCTCGCCGCGTTGGATGCCGAACTTTCCGTCTCGGAAGATGCGTTGCTCCCCGTAGACCTTGCCCACGTCCTCGGCTTCGAAAACCCATTGGCCGGAGGCCGGGGCTTCCGGGAATTTGAGGCGG from the Fibrobacterota bacterium genome contains:
- a CDS encoding ABC-F family ATP-binding cassette domain-containing protein translates to MIDVRNLTLTFGDRYLFDGLSFQLGDKDKICLAGPNGSGKTTLLKVLCGEQQVDGGQIIRSASVKIGYLRQHLGEDGGATVYEAALQAFGEALAKAKELDALHTILGEREATEAELNRMDFLQDELIRSNYYTAESETRTVLAGLGFSPEEQDKPLAAMSGGWRMRVALAKVLLAQPSCLFLDEPTNHLDLESIVWLESYIRDYPGCMVLISHDRAFVDRTCDRILEIHGAELVAYPVPYTRYEEEKALRMEQLLKAHKKQQDEIASLERFVERFKAKASKATQAQSKQKQLDKIERIEIPGSAATIRLKFPEAPASGQWVFEAEDVGKVYGEQRIFRDGKFGIQRGEHAVLVGPNGAGKTTLLKILQGIEPPTEGKVTLGSNVQIGYFAQYEEPTPVEAEMTLVSYLADSLPRIGDQQLRNVLGAMLFSDDDAFKKFGVLSGGERARVRMCRLLLQNCNVLILDEPTNHLDMDSKNLLMRALHDFSGTVLFVSHDRYFVENIATRVILVKNGRVTDYPGDYHYYLDKLASDDRYGIGNDAASGKTSGKGSQASNGTAAKSSAAKPALAKSPSTTSAAPVAKATVAQNPSSQNPSAPSSSAPDSKSPAPAKDAGGPQDWEAKKEAERLRRKAEKRWTEIEGEITDLDQKVATLDAELCLPDTYADATLLLKLTREKQHAQAALAALYQELEKLEADGYGR